Within the Halomonas sp. HL-93 genome, the region TTCAAATAAGACAAATAGTTACGGATAATCAACCCAACCGCGACCACCAGTAAAAAACCAATCAGACCGGTGGTAAGGCTGGTTTGAATGAAGGCGAGGGCGATTAATACCGGCATAAAAGTGCCTGAGGTTTTAATGCCGACCAACACGCGCAGAAACACCACCACCAGAGCCCCAATGGGGATTAACAAAATGGTTTGAAACAGCGCCTGTTCTTCAAGCGGCAAGCTATGAATCGAGAAGTTGAGCAGTGTGTCATTAGAGTTAAGATTACGCACCGCCGCCGAAGCGGGCTGGTGGTGAGTCATCATTGAAAAACTAACGTTGGAGTTGCTGCCTCCCTGGACTTCAAGCACAGCCTCGCCGGTCGTTTCCCACAACAATAAATTGTCGGGTTTGCCTTGCTCGCCAGTTACTGGATGAAAGAGCGACCAGGTTTCTTCATCTTCATCGAATACCTGGATCCAACTGGTTAGGGTTTGCCGACGGCGACCATCTTCTAAGAGCAAGCCACTCACCGCGCGTGCTTTTACCTCTGCCTGGTTCAATAGCCGGATAATCAGCGGCGCCGGATCGACCTCACCAAGCAGTAACCGGGCGTTCTCATCCTGACGTTCGCCGTTGATGTCACGAATCAGCTCACGAGCAAAGGTGGCATTATTGGCACTGCGCTCCCAGGCTTCCTCAATAAGTTGCTCGGCGGCGGAATCGAAAGGCGATTCCCACTCCACCGCTGGCGGCAGCTCCGGTGCGATTTGTACGGGCGCCTGGGCATCAGGTGAGACCAGCATTTGCACTGAATAATAAAGTTGCTGTTCTCCATCGGCTTCGCGAATAGTCCACTCGGCACTGCGCCCGGTCTCATCGGATTGATAGGCGAGTCCATAGCCGGAAGAAGCTGTGTTCTCGGTTAATACACGATACCCTGACTGTTGTGTTGGCAGCGCGAAATCAACCTCTACGGGACCATCCTGGGCGTCAAAAGAAATAACCGCTTCAATTTCCCAAACCTGGCGCTGTTCGTCCGGTACCCAAGGGATCTCAAACTGAATGTGGCGGTGAACACTCATCGCGATACCTGCAATGAGCAGCAAGCCGACGATGAAATAAAACGGTAGCCGTGACATCAAGATTCCTTTCAATAGTGACAGCAGAGGCTGTCGTTATTCTTCGTTATCGTCTGAATCGGCTGCTTCATCGTCAGCCGCCTGATCTGAAGGCTCTCCACCGGGAAACTCTGGCCGATCAAAACGGTAGGTTTCTGCCACATCGATAACGGCAATATCCAATAAAAAACGACGCCCAAGTAGGATCGGGTACTCTAGGTGACTACGATCATTCAGGGTAAATTCCACGTTTTCCCTCAATGGCCCTAGGTTTAAGAGCAAGGAAATAACGGGGCGCGAGTCGTCACCCGAAGCTTGCACAATGCGTACACGACGCTCAACGGGTGCCTCAATCCATTCATCGCGCAGTTTTTCAACGACCACATCGTCATCATTAAGCGCTAATTTAAAGCGCACCCAGTCTTCGCCATCGCGCTCAAAAGGGGTGATATCCTTGGCAGACAGTGATGAGGTATTCGCGCCAGAGTCGACGCGGGCCTGCAGATAGGTACCGATGCCGGGCAAACCTACCCATTCATTACGACCCAGCAGAGTTTTACCATCTAATAAGCTGTCTTCTGCTTGGCATTCCTCACGGATAATCACAGGCTCTTCATTGCGGGCGCCCAACTGTTGGACATCATCACGCAGCAAGCGAAGCAGGCTGCCGACTTCTCGTACATCGGCGGTAAATACGTGTTGCTGGTCCAGTTGGCGCTGCTGGAGGGAGGCAGCGTTGCTGCACTGCTGGGATACATTGCTCTGTAGTTCATCCATGCGAAGGTTGAAAGCATCCTCATCAAGAGGAGGGGGCTTATTGGCAACAGGCTTTGGCACCGCACAACCAGTCGCCAAAAAAGCCATACCTACCATCAGCCATACAACACCTGGGCGCATAAGAGCTACATCCTTAAACAATAAGAGGATGAATGATAAGGAGTAGTAAGACCCGTTGTCCAACACCGCATGCTGTTTTCCCGCACAATCTATATTATTTAACATAATATATATTATGCGAACCGGAAGAAAACAATTGACTTCAGGCGTTGCTGCCAGGCTAAACTAACCAATATTTGTACGAACAATACGGACTATATAGGAAATGCACAATGAAAATCCGCATTCTAGCGATGGCAGCTCCCCTTTTATTCCTTTTGCTTGCAGGATGCTCAAGCGTCGACGTTGAAGATTATGCTGGCACTGAGCCACGCCTGGATATAGCAGACTACTTTACCGGCACCACCCGCGCTTGGGGTATGGTGCAGGATTATAGTGGTGAAGTTCAGCGTCGGTTTACCGTCACCATTGATGGCCGTGTTGAAGACGACACGCTAATTCTGGATGAAGACTTCGAGTTTGCCGATGGTGAAACGGATCGGCGTGTATGGCGCTTCGAGCGTGTCGATGAACATCGCTGGGTAGGCACAGCCAACGACGTTGAGGGTCCTGTGGAGGCTCGCCAATATGGGCATGCATTTCACATGAACTACCCATTAGATGTGGATATCGGCGACAGAACGTTCAATTTCACTATGAATGACTGGATGTATCTTCAACCCGATGGACGCTTAATCAACCGTACGGAGATGAAAAAGTTCGGTGTAACCCTGGGTGAAATTACGCTGGTATTTGAGCAGGCGTCCCAGAGTCAGTAGCAAGCACGCTTTTAGCTTATCGTAAAACAACCTGCTAATTCAGCAGGCTGTTTGGATACTACATCGGACTAAATTTTAGCGCCTGGCTTCAATCGTCAGCCGGTGCATACGAGCCATCTTCACGGTGTACTTCATTGCCGGTGATAGGCGGTGTGAATACACACGCTAAGTGCATGGTTTTATGAGCACGCAACAAGTGTTCGTCATGCTGGTCAAGAATGTAGATATCACCAGGCTTGATGGGCCAAATTTTACCATCGGCTAGCGTTTCTACTTCGCCCTCACCCTCGATGCAGTACACGGACTCATAGTGATGCTTGTAATGAATATGTGTCTCGGTGCCTTCAAAGATGCGGGTGATATGGAATGAAAAGTTGCCACCGTCATTCGCCAATACCAAGCGCGTGCTGTCCCAGTTTCCGCTCTCGGCTGTTACTAGACGATCTGTTTTGCGTGCTTCGTCAATATTGCGAACGATCATATTTGTGCTCCAATTTAAAGGCGGCCCGAGCGGGGCCGCATATTTTATATCTTAGCGGGATATTGGCAGCGTTGTTACTCGCTAGCGACAGCTTTGACACATTTTTCTAAGATATCCAGCCCTTCCAGCAAGTCTTCATCACTAATGGTGAGCGGGCATAGGCATTTCACTACTTCACCGTCTTGGCCACTGGTCTCAATAATCAACCCGTGCTCAAACGCCATACCAGTAATCTTGTCCGCGATATCGCCTGATACGACGTCAATACCACGCATCAGGCCACGGCCGCGCTCAGTGGCTGGAATGCCGTTTTCGGTGAGCAAGGCGGCTAACGACTGGAAGCGCTCTTCTACAATGCGCGCTTTACGTTGTACGTCACGCTCAAAGGTGTCATTTGTCCAATATTTTTTGAATGCCGCGGTGGCGGTGACCATGGCCAGATTAAAGCCGCGGAAGGTGCCGTTATACTGCCCCGGCTTCCATTTATCCAACTCAGGTTTCATCAGAACATGCGCAAAAGGCATGCCGAACCCAGACAAGGATTTGGAATTGGTGACCATGTCGGGATTGATGCCTGCGTGCTCGAAACTAAAGAACTTACCTGTACGTCCGCAGCCAGCCTGGATATCATCGACGATTAACAGGATATCGTGGGCTTTACAGATATCAGCCAAGCGCTTCAGCCACTCGAGTCCGGCTACGTTAATACCGCCCTCGCCTTGTACTGTTTCGACAATGACGCCTGCAGGAACATCCAAGCCACCCGACTTGTCTTTCAGCAATTTCTCAAAATAATCGAGGGTGTCCGCATGCTCGCCCATGTAACCATCGAAAGGTAGGAAGCTTGCGCCCTGGGTCGGAATGCCGCCGGTTGCTTCACGGAATTTACGGTTACCGGTGGTAGCCAGAGCCCCCATGGTGACGCCGTGGAAACCATTAGTGAAGGTCACAATATTATGGCGCCCCTTGGCAACACGCGCCAAGCGGATGGCCGCCTCTACCGCGTTAGTACCTGTCGGGCCAGGAAGATGGACTTTATAGTTCAATCCGCGCGGTTTGAGAATGACGTTTTCGAGCGTTTCTAAGTAATCTCGTTTGGCATCGGTCCACATATCCAGACCGTGTACCACGCCGTCTGTCGCCAGGTAATCAATCATGGCTTGCTTGAGGTGAGGGTTATTGTGGCCGTAGTTCAGGGTGCCCGCACCGGCAAGGAAATCAATATATTCGCGGCCATTTTCATCGGTCAACCGGGCATTTTGCGCTTTGGTAAACACGACCGGGAAAGAACGTGAATAGGTACGTACATTGGATTCCATGCGTTCGAGTGTCTGGGTCTGCATTGGCGACCTCCTTTTTAATGATCAATTTGCCAAGCGGGAGGAAATAGAAGATGACGCGAGCAGGAAAACCGGTTAGATATTGTGGGTATTGAACGGACCAATACGCACTAGGTTTTCCGGATCGTGCTCTCCTCCGAGCTGCTCGGTTGAAAAGTATTCACGGCTGTTCAAGGGGGCTTGCCAGCGCCCTGCCAGCCGCTTAAACAACCCCCAAGAAGCTAGGTTGTCCGGCGTGATAGTCGTCTCAAGATGATGCACATCGGCTAACTCGGGGCGTGACATGATGGCTTCTACCAAGCGGCGTGCCAAACCGGTACCCCTGGCCTTCTCGCCCACGGCCACTTGCCATAAAAAATACGTATCCGGCGCGTTATCTTTGACGTAGCCAGAAACGAAGCCCACGACTTCACCCTCTTCATTGGTGGCAACGGCACAGGTGTCGCGAAACTGAGTGGCTAACAAGAGGTAAGCGTAGGCAGAATTTACATCGAGCGGAGGGCACGCTTTTATCAGCTCATAAACGCCCCAGCCGTCTTCGGCATTGGGTTTGCGAATATATAGTGGGGTGTCCGCATGACCAACAACAGCATCAGCAACAGTAGGCCGAGCAAGATCAGCTGAAGGGGTAAACGGCGGTGTTGGGGTGCTCATGGTTATGCTTCGCTGTTGCGAATTTGAACGCAATTATAACAGCTGATTATGAGCAATTCAAAAGCCATGTTATTCAACCCCCTGTATTCGATAAATATTTATTATACGAGCTGTTTTTGCTGTCCTAATCCATCACCTTGCGCTTATTAGTTTAGCCCACCCAAGGTGGCTACCTGGGGCAGTTTCCCTCTCGACTTTTAAGTGTGAATTTCAACGAGCGGGCGTGCGCATAGTGACAAATTCTTCAGCGCCGGTGGGATGAATCCCCACCGTGTTATCGAAATCTTTTTTGGTCAGCCCCGCGCGCACTGCAATAGCGATTCCCTGAATGACTTCTCCGGCATCGTCACCCACCATATGCGCTCCGACCACTACATCGGTGGCCTCGTCCACCACTAGCTTCATTAAGGTTCGCTCCTGGCTGCCTGACAGAGTGTGTTTCATGGCCCGGAAATCGGTGCGGTAAACGCGAATGGTACCAAACTGCTGCCGTGCGGCTTCTTCCGATAGCCCTACCGTCCCAATGTTGGGATGGCAGAACACGGCAGTAGGTACGCGAGTGTAGTCCAGCGGCTCGGGGGCTACCGTTCCAAAATGGTGATCAACGAGCAGCATGGCTTCTGCAATAGCTACTGGCGTCAGCTCTGGCGTATCAATGAGGTCACCCAAAGCTAGTATCGACGGGACATCGGTTTCAAAGCGCTCATTGACGTCTAGTTTGCCCTGCTCATTTAATGAAAGCCCTACCGATGCTAAGCCCAAACCCGCCACATTGGCGCGTCGTCCGGTTGCGGCTAGAACGGCATCCACTTCCATCGTATCGCCGTTGGTTAGGGCAACTTGGTAACCAGCCTCGTTTTTTTCGATCGCCTCAATATTGGTATCAAAGTGAAGATGAACACCCTGTCGATCCATTTCCTGACGCGTGAATTCTCGCACTTCGTTATCAAACCCTTTGAGGAATAAATCACCGCGGTAGA harbors:
- a CDS encoding inactive transglutaminase family protein, with product MSRLPFYFIVGLLLIAGIAMSVHRHIQFEIPWVPDEQRQVWEIEAVISFDAQDGPVEVDFALPTQQSGYRVLTENTASSGYGLAYQSDETGRSAEWTIREADGEQQLYYSVQMLVSPDAQAPVQIAPELPPAVEWESPFDSAAEQLIEEAWERSANNATFARELIRDINGERQDENARLLLGEVDPAPLIIRLLNQAEVKARAVSGLLLEDGRRRQTLTSWIQVFDEDEETWSLFHPVTGEQGKPDNLLLWETTGEAVLEVQGGSNSNVSFSMMTHHQPASAAVRNLNSNDTLLNFSIHSLPLEEQALFQTILLIPIGALVVVFLRVLVGIKTSGTFMPVLIALAFIQTSLTTGLIGFLLVVAVGLIIRNYLSYLNLLLVARVSAVIITVIAIISVFSVLAYRMGLNAGLTITFFPMIILAWTIERMSILWEEEGPKQVLIQGGGSLLTAVIAFLAMNNPWVRHITFNFLGVQFILMALILLLGNYTGYRLLELRRFKPITEEDKPL
- a CDS encoding ATP-dependent zinc protease family protein, with protein sequence MRPGVVWLMVGMAFLATGCAVPKPVANKPPPLDEDAFNLRMDELQSNVSQQCSNAASLQQRQLDQQHVFTADVREVGSLLRLLRDDVQQLGARNEEPVIIREECQAEDSLLDGKTLLGRNEWVGLPGIGTYLQARVDSGANTSSLSAKDITPFERDGEDWVRFKLALNDDDVVVEKLRDEWIEAPVERRVRIVQASGDDSRPVISLLLNLGPLRENVEFTLNDRSHLEYPILLGRRFLLDIAVIDVAETYRFDRPEFPGGEPSDQAADDEAADSDDNEE
- a CDS encoding DUF3833 domain-containing protein, whose product is MKIRILAMAAPLLFLLLAGCSSVDVEDYAGTEPRLDIADYFTGTTRAWGMVQDYSGEVQRRFTVTIDGRVEDDTLILDEDFEFADGETDRRVWRFERVDEHRWVGTANDVEGPVEARQYGHAFHMNYPLDVDIGDRTFNFTMNDWMYLQPDGRLINRTEMKKFGVTLGEITLVFEQASQSQ
- a CDS encoding ectoine synthase; amino-acid sequence: MIVRNIDEARKTDRLVTAESGNWDSTRLVLANDGGNFSFHITRIFEGTETHIHYKHHYESVYCIEGEGEVETLADGKIWPIKPGDIYILDQHDEHLLRAHKTMHLACVFTPPITGNEVHREDGSYAPADD
- the ectB gene encoding diaminobutyrate--2-oxoglutarate transaminase, which encodes MQTQTLERMESNVRTYSRSFPVVFTKAQNARLTDENGREYIDFLAGAGTLNYGHNNPHLKQAMIDYLATDGVVHGLDMWTDAKRDYLETLENVILKPRGLNYKVHLPGPTGTNAVEAAIRLARVAKGRHNIVTFTNGFHGVTMGALATTGNRKFREATGGIPTQGASFLPFDGYMGEHADTLDYFEKLLKDKSGGLDVPAGVIVETVQGEGGINVAGLEWLKRLADICKAHDILLIVDDIQAGCGRTGKFFSFEHAGINPDMVTNSKSLSGFGMPFAHVLMKPELDKWKPGQYNGTFRGFNLAMVTATAAFKKYWTNDTFERDVQRKARIVEERFQSLAALLTENGIPATERGRGLMRGIDVVSGDIADKITGMAFEHGLIIETSGQDGEVVKCLCPLTISDEDLLEGLDILEKCVKAVASE
- the ectA gene encoding diaminobutyrate acetyltransferase is translated as MSTPTPPFTPSADLARPTVADAVVGHADTPLYIRKPNAEDGWGVYELIKACPPLDVNSAYAYLLLATQFRDTCAVATNEEGEVVGFVSGYVKDNAPDTYFLWQVAVGEKARGTGLARRLVEAIMSRPELADVHHLETTITPDNLASWGLFKRLAGRWQAPLNSREYFSTEQLGGEHDPENLVRIGPFNTHNI
- the gorA gene encoding glutathione-disulfide reductase, translating into MSKVAEYDYDLLVIGAGSGGVRTARMAAATGARVAIVEDRYLGGTCVNVGCVPKKLYAYASHFNSVFDDATGFGWQLPGEASFDWATLRDNKTSEIKRLNGIYLRLLETAGVSLYHGRGRLEGAHTVAISRQQGEEQRVTAQRILLATGGWPWVPTFPGSEYTLTSNQIFDLDRLPERFLVLGGGYIAVEFASIFNGLGSEAHLIYRGDLFLKGFDNEVREFTRQEMDRQGVHLHFDTNIEAIEKNEAGYQVALTNGDTMEVDAVLAATGRRANVAGLGLASVGLSLNEQGKLDVNERFETDVPSILALGDLIDTPELTPVAIAEAMLLVDHHFGTVAPEPLDYTRVPTAVFCHPNIGTVGLSEEAARQQFGTIRVYRTDFRAMKHTLSGSQERTLMKLVVDEATDVVVGAHMVGDDAGEVIQGIAIAVRAGLTKKDFDNTVGIHPTGAEEFVTMRTPAR